The following coding sequences lie in one Carcharodon carcharias isolate sCarCar2 chromosome 35, sCarCar2.pri, whole genome shotgun sequence genomic window:
- the ftsj1 gene encoding putative tRNA (cytidine(32)/guanosine(34)-2'-O)-methyltransferase, which yields MGRSSKDKRDIYYRLAKEEGWRARSAFKLLQLDEEYNLFQGVCRAVDLCAAPGSWSQVLSRKLKKEDPNSSEIKIVAVDLQVMAPLPGVIQIQGDITKVSTAQEIIKHFEGQTADLVVCDGAPDVTGLHDIDEYIQAQLLLAALNITTHVLKHGGTFVAKIFRGKDITLLYSQLKIFFNEVTCAKPRSSRNSSIEAFVVCRGYSPPEGYIPNMSNPLLDHCYDVDFNQLEGPNRFIVPFLACGDLSAYDSDKTYPLQLDPSKEYTYTPPTQPPIRPPYQEACFLKKNNLLAKERAPSPSERLDPPSEESPSPSGRPDPPSEQPPSLLEPTELPLAKESDIAGAFGGLSVTQPV from the exons ATGGGACGTTCCTCGAAGGATAAACGCGACATCTACTATCGCCTGGCGAAAGAGGAGGGATGGAGAGCGAGGAGCGCCTTTAAGTTGCTGCAGCTGGACGAAGAGTATAACCTTTTTCAGG GGGTATGCAGGGCAGTCGATTTGTGTGCCGCTCCTGGAAGCTGGAGTCAAGTCCTGAGCCGTAAACTCAA gaaGGAAGATCCCAACAGCTCAGAAATCAAAATCGTCGCTGTGGATCTACAGGTCATGGCTCCGCTCCCTGGGGTCATCCAGATCCAGGGAGACATCACCAAG GTCTCCACAGCTCAAGAGATTATCAAACATTTTGAGGGGCAGACGGCGGACTTGGTGGTTTGTGATGGAGCACCAGATG TGACTGGGCTCCATGACATCGATGAGTACATTCAGGCACAGCTCCTGCTCGCA GCTCTGAATATCACCACGCACGTGCTGAAACATGGAGGGACCTTCGTAGCAAAG ATCTTCCGTGGGAAGGACATCACGCTGTTGTACTCGCAGCTGAAGATCTTCTTCAACGAGGTCACGTGCGCAAAGCCACGGAGCAGCCGTAACTCCAGCATTG AAGCGTTTGTGGTGTGTCGTGGCTACTCTCCACCCGAGGGGTACATTCCAAACATGTCTAACCCCCTCCTGGACCACTGCTACG atgTGGACTTTAACCAGCTTGAAGGCCCCAATAGGTTCATCGTGCCATTCCTCGCATGTGGTGACCTCAGTGCCTATGACTCCGACAAGACCTATCCCCTACAG CTGGATCCCAGTAAGGAGTACACCTACACGCCACCCACCCAGCCTCCCATCCGCCCTCCCTATCAGGAGGCATGTTTCTTGAAGAAGAATAACCTTCTGGCCAAGGAGCGAGCCCCCTCGCCCTCGGAGAGACTCGATCCACCCTCCGAGGAGTCCCCCTCACCCTCGGGGAGGCCCGACCCACCCTCAGAGCAGCCTCCCTCGCTTTTGGAGCCGACAGAGCTGCCCCTGGCCAAGGAGAGTGACATCGCCGGAGCATTCGGAGGCTTGTCTGTAACCCAGCCCGTTTAA